Part of the Capsicum annuum cultivar UCD-10X-F1 chromosome 12, UCD10Xv1.1, whole genome shotgun sequence genome is shown below.
ctttccttattagaagtcatcaaaattaatgacaactaatattttttccattagtttaagaattttaaatcaactaaatttaattttaagattattttaaaaatctagaaataaatgtaaaatcgttagaataagaaaaactTAAGTgttgatccatcaaccacttggaacttctagtggtaaaatatatatgtgtacatatttacgtttacattattattttaaagtatgaaaaatttttgaaaagtgatttgaacttttatactttattaaaaacctcagcaatagataaaattatctaattataaataatcaaacgttatacGTGCAAGGCACGTGTGGTTAAACTAGTAGATACATAAACGTGCAATTGACTTCAGCTTGCATCTATGTCCTCCAATTTTGAATGTCCataaaaagacacttaaacttatataaaattCAGCAAATTGACATACACGTCCTATAAAGCATAATACACAAAATACGTAAAGCGCGAACGAGCCTAATAGTATATGGTGCATGCTGGATAAGAACTCTGCACAATTTTCCTGGTCATTTTACATTTACTTTTGATACCACATATTCTACCTTAGCAAGTGTTGTACTTTGGAAAAGTATTGCtcataaaaactatataaaacACATATTAATGACAAAAACTTACCGTTTAAGGCTTATTTTAGGAGCTTTTAAGTGAAAATGATTTTTAAGCATTTTTATGGTGTTTGCCTgaagatttaaaaaatactttaaaacatttGGTTTTagtcaaaacaacaaaaataattgaaaaatcataaattaaaaattctaatttatctttcaacttattAGTCATAAATTACAAGTCCATTCAAACAGGCTCATAAAATGTGGTGTAATTTTACGTCATCTCATAGAGTATTAAGCTAAACTAATAGTTCAAGTGATAATTCTAGTTAATAAATGACATGTCATTTCAAATGATGTGTATTGTACATTAATTGGACACACTTTGAAGCATTTATAGGATTCAATTACATTATTCTTGTAGTTGCTCCTAACAAGTAGAAAACAGTTGATTGTTGGAACCAATTTGAATTCTCAAATTGATGGCAGTTAAGACTCAACTGACAAAACAAGGACTTGATTGGACTCGCAACAATTCAACACTCCGTCCGTCcgtccatttttatttattcactacacgaaaaataaatattcataatttacttgttcaatttgaatTCCTCGAACTACTTTTTCTCATttgttatattaaaaatagatatcatTTACTTGTACAGTTtgaaagactaagagaaaaattaattttatccttGTTAATTAATTGTTATCAAGTATTCTCTCCGTTCATTTTTACTTGCGCATATTTGACTTGTCACACTCcttaagaagtaattaataaatcataaatttacCATACGATTacattttgaatataataaattcagTTTTTGAGAAATGCATTAAAAATtactatattaataataaatgtaAATTCAGAAGTAAGTgataatttatttcttgatttttcaaattgaacaagtaaaaatgaatagCTATTTTTCATCTAGTTAATAAGTAAAAATCAATAGTGGGAGTATTAATATTTTCAGTTAATTTTCAATGAATGAGGTGCTATAATAAAATCaccattttatttaatttattgctTTTTAAAAAACATCTCAAATCAAACATAAATAAGTAAACATCAAAATAGATACTTAATATTATCCTAGAAGATTGTGATTAGATAGTTGAAATTTCGACACtttctagcataaattataaTCCTTGAAGGAAGAATCCTCTTGAAAGGAGGTTTTACTCACTTTGTAAGTTTACAtactaattattaattttaaattaattggatcaataaatgttgaaatAAACTATATCAAACTGAAGATACCACTTTAACAATGAAAATATCTCTCCGTTGACATTACCTATTCttgtttttcttaattctttaattttgtcCGACTTTGCTTGAAATGTTGAGTTGTGACTTGACTCATCAAGACTGCAATTTTATTTTGTTCAAAATTTGCGTGATTTGACCAAGGGCGGAGTTAGAAAGGGTGTGGGAGTTCATTCGTACCTCCTCGATAAAaagaaattttgaattcaatgAATATAAACTAGAGATTTGTTGAGGACATCAAAActtatcttgaaattttaaattcaaatcttatgtattataattttatatttcaaatttttgtaatgaaaattttgaatccGTAATCGAAATAATTTTTTCTTGCTTGGACTTTTTCGAAGGCAAACGGGTCGCCAAATGCATCCAGATTGCCTTcttatccttttcaaaataacAGTATAATTCATAGTCATCTgtattatttattactattttgtttGTTTCCATGGAATAAGTCCACCAACGTCACCGTCTTTGTATTCAACCTACCTGCTACACAGACCATATTAATAATTTGGTAGGCCAAATTATTGGAATctgcctatttttttttaaaaaaaatattattgcagattAATAATTTGAccaattaatttgaaaaatagttATATCGCTATCATAACAATAATTTGTGcttgtaaaaattttaaaaagctcTTCTGAATAACATTATTTTTCCAGCTTCTGCTATTATTGATCACAAATACTTTTAGTTCTGACCAAACATCTCAATTTGTTAATATAAGTATTTTCTCATAAGTACTTTTAGCTTCTCATATTGTTCGTGTAATGAATTTTATATCATCGATCATGCTCCCTATATATGTTGTACTGTAGCGAGtacatttttttacttttaaagttataaatctaaattttaaagaaacTTGCCCGTAAAATATTATTTCAATGGACATAACAAATCAAAATATCTTTACGTTGACATTGCACAAGCAACTTATTTATACTCATCACAACCACCCCTCACatctcaacaaataaattagAAACAATCTCATCCTTCCACTGTTCCACATTTGTCTTCTAACTAATTTCCTCTTCatgaaaaccatctatccaatTATTCCAGATAATTGAAATCTTAAATTTTCCACAAACTCCTTCTTACATCTAAGTTCCTATCTACCTATTGCTACAATCCAATTCCCACACAAAAGGTGAAAAATGAAGAGCAAAGTGAGTCACAAGAACAAATTCCTTAGAATTCTTGCATTACCATGGAAGGTTTTAACAAAAGCAAGAGATTGTTACGTGAACAACATGATAAATTACACGATGGTGAATTCGCGAACGTTGCCAAGGAGTTATAGTACAAGTCACGTTAGCAACTCATCATCGAGGTCTATTATTAACGATAGTGAAGATTTTCGAGAGTTAGTTAGAGCAGCATCAGCTAGAAGCATGGGAGGTAGTATTAATTTCGATTTGAACTTAGTGATGCAACAACAAATAAAGCAACAAATGCCATCAAAGAAATTAGTGACAAGGAGTTGTAGTGTGGGAATGGCAAAAATTGATGAAGAGAATCCTAATTGTGTTTTAGAAGATGTTATGGAGATGAAGAAAGATAATTTGAAGTATCCAAGAAGTAGAAGTTATGGGATGGTCAAGAAAAACAATGGTGTTTTTTGAAGTCAATGGTACTTGTTTAAGCTGAGTTTGAAGCGGGTGCGAATTCAAGATTTAGATTTGATGAATTTGGCCTTTAAGTTTTAAATTCTAGATGATCTGTTGTACTTTGGAATTATAAATTTGATGATATTGCCGTAGTATTTACATTTGTATCACGGTAATATTCTTACCAAAGTTTCTTTATTATAAATTCATCGACATAGAGGCACCAAATAATTCCGCCGATAAGAGCTCCTCATCATCTAGTTATTTTCGTTGTATTTTTTATCTATTGAGCGATAGCCCTTTCATATTACTTTCGTATTACTGTAGTTGACTTTGGTATATGTCTTTTGAAATTTAATGGTTCTTTGGTTAAGATAAATTTGGATCTAATGGTGAAGTCAGAGGCGGATTCAAGATTTATATTTGACAGATTTAATGTATAAAGTTCTTAGCACTAAACTTATTGGATTTTTGAATTATAGACTCGGAAGTTAATATTTGTTAACATATTACTCCCTCTGTTCCTTTTATGCGTCGAGATTTAGACTATGAACATCTAACTTAATTTTCTATGTAAATTTGGATATAGATCAAGGTTTTAGAGAAATCTCTATATTAAAAAGTTACATAAAAAGTACTATTAGTGGCAGtatttcctcttctttttttttcatttgtccAGTTGTCAATTTTAACAAGTCAAGCAAACATTAATGTCttttattaaaaaggaaaaacttTTTATCCACATCAGTAAGTAGTCATTTCTCAATCTTTTTGATCTAATTAGCATTTTTActagtagcttttatggattttttttttccacAACTAATTATTTAGTTGGTTCACCAATCAACTAGAACAGGATATGGACTCAccattttgctttatttttttaacaaaacatCACCTGATCATGACTTAGTTGCTACAAtgtatttattgatgaaaaagtgaggttttcaaaaaaaaaaaaaaaaaagtactttaATTTGAGGggttaattttttaatatcatGGCTATTCAACAACAATACCCTTTCGAATTTCGATcgatattcaattttttatattaaatgatTGCAGGTTCCTGATCAACCAGTTGCATGCATAAGGTCACTATTTCATGCGCATATAGGGAATAAAGTTGCTGATAGACTAGCACACATTTTGGAGCTCAACTAGAAGACGATAATCGTGTATTTTATGTACTAATATGTTTACTGGTTGAGGCGGTAGAGGcgaattgaaaatttgaattttatgtgtttttatagtaatttgaaatttataattgatacacaataaaatttataaatatttaattaatgaacatttaatacatatataaattaacaATAAAAGCTATTAAGTTCTCGTAAATCATTACACAAGTCACTAGAAAAGTCATTGTTCACTGAACAAATTGAATCACTTCCGGTATCCATGTAACACGTTAATGTATTTCTCTTTTCAATCCCCGAgagagcttttttttttttgctaactATCACAAGAAGTcgttatgaaaaaataaaaaagacttgttatataatatttagtttgaatgagttttttatttgaaaaatatgtctAGCGACTTGTTGTAATTTCTAGGAAGAATTGAGTGATTTCTAGGAATACAAGATTGGTTTCACTGTGAAACTTATTTGCAAAACATGAGTGGTGTG
Proteins encoded:
- the LOC124889370 gene encoding uncharacterized protein LOC124889370, which produces MKSKVSHKNKFLRILALPWKVLTKARDCYVNNMINYTMVNSRTLPRSYSTSHVSNSSSRSIINDSEDFRELVRAASARSMGGSINFDLNLVMQQQIKQQMPSKKLVTRSCSVGMAKIDEENPNCVLEDVMEMKKDNLKYPRSRSYGMVKKNNGVF